One Streptomyces sp. SAI-135 DNA segment encodes these proteins:
- a CDS encoding EI24 domain-containing protein — MRDLGAGFHYLLKGQRWVARHGRQYGFGLIPGLITLVLYVAALVALANWGEDVVSWATPFAGDWSSPWRGLFRGFLTAVLFALALLLAVLTFTAVTLLIGQPFYENLSEKVDRDVSPDGTAPESGLPLWRELWISARDSVRIVVRAALWAVLLFALGFVPVIGQTVVPVLGFFVTGFFLTEELTAVALQRRGVDLRTRLTLLRSRKTLIWGFGTPLGLSFLIPFVAVFLMPGAVAGATLMARELLGEETRDGDEEGDEPDGEAVSGELGA; from the coding sequence ATGCGTGATCTCGGGGCGGGCTTCCACTATCTCCTCAAGGGCCAGCGGTGGGTGGCCCGGCACGGCAGGCAGTACGGCTTCGGGCTGATCCCGGGCCTGATCACCCTGGTGCTGTACGTGGCGGCGCTGGTGGCCCTGGCGAACTGGGGCGAGGACGTGGTGTCCTGGGCGACCCCGTTCGCCGGTGACTGGTCGAGCCCGTGGCGGGGCCTGTTCCGGGGCTTCCTGACCGCTGTCCTGTTCGCACTGGCCCTCCTGCTGGCGGTGCTGACCTTCACGGCGGTCACCCTCCTGATCGGCCAGCCCTTCTACGAGAACCTCTCCGAGAAGGTCGACCGGGACGTCTCCCCGGACGGCACGGCCCCCGAGTCCGGTCTGCCGCTCTGGCGCGAGCTGTGGATCTCGGCGCGCGACAGCGTGCGCATCGTGGTCCGGGCCGCGCTGTGGGCGGTGCTGCTCTTCGCGCTGGGCTTCGTCCCCGTCATCGGCCAGACCGTGGTCCCGGTGCTCGGCTTCTTCGTGACCGGGTTCTTCCTCACCGAGGAACTCACCGCGGTGGCACTCCAGCGCCGCGGCGTGGACCTCCGAACCCGGCTGACCCTCCTGCGCTCCCGCAAGACCCTGATCTGGGGCTTCGGCACCCCCCTCGGCCTGTCCTTCCTGATCCCCTTCGTCGCGGTGTTCCTGATGCCGGGCGCGGTGGCGGGGGCGACCCTGATGGCACGGGAACTGCTGGGAGAGGAGACGCGGGACGGGGACGAGGAGGGCGACGAGCCGGACGGGGAAGCCGTATCCGGTGAACTCGGCGCCTGA
- a CDS encoding LysR family transcriptional regulator: protein MAAMPKPHHTDLPPDLATVWLRVFLEVARHESFTVAARTLGWTQSAVSRQIASLEGALGGAPLFDRLPRGVRLTEAGRVLVPYAETVTGALHGAARELAALREPAGGRLRFGAFPTADAALVPHALGAFRARRPGVRVSREEGLTPSLLDRLTEGRLDLAVVSTTGGAPLSAYELSHLLDESLYVAVPAGHPLLDEGGGPVRLGRLADADWISGSPRPEGTLLDAALRQGFRPRIAHVVGEWTAKQGYVAAGLGVTLVPALAAEAVRPDVVLLPVLDEGAPARAVYAATPRGRSVSPAVAAFVESLREAAGRLARASSPWRGPLPSRDTADVPHHARPTATEGPELP, encoded by the coding sequence ATGGCTGCCATGCCGAAACCGCATCACACGGATCTCCCTCCCGACCTCGCCACCGTCTGGCTGCGGGTCTTCCTGGAGGTCGCCCGGCACGAGTCGTTCACCGTGGCCGCGCGCACGCTGGGCTGGACGCAGTCGGCCGTGTCCCGGCAGATCGCCTCGCTGGAGGGGGCGTTGGGCGGGGCGCCGCTGTTCGACCGGCTGCCGAGGGGGGTCCGGCTGACCGAGGCGGGGCGGGTGCTCGTGCCGTACGCGGAGACCGTCACCGGGGCGCTGCACGGGGCCGCGCGCGAGCTGGCGGCGCTGCGGGAACCGGCGGGCGGGCGGCTGCGGTTCGGGGCGTTCCCCACGGCGGACGCGGCCCTGGTCCCGCACGCCCTCGGCGCCTTCCGCGCCCGCCGGCCGGGCGTGCGGGTCTCCCGCGAGGAGGGGCTCACGCCGTCGTTGCTGGACCGGCTCACCGAGGGGCGCCTGGACCTCGCGGTCGTCTCCACGACCGGCGGGGCACCGCTGTCGGCGTACGAACTGAGCCATCTGCTCGACGAGTCGCTGTACGTCGCCGTGCCGGCCGGGCATCCGCTCCTGGACGAGGGCGGCGGGCCGGTACGGCTCGGGCGGCTCGCGGACGCCGACTGGATCTCCGGGAGCCCGCGGCCCGAGGGAACGCTTCTCGACGCGGCCCTGCGGCAGGGCTTCCGGCCGCGGATCGCCCATGTCGTCGGCGAGTGGACCGCCAAGCAGGGCTACGTCGCCGCCGGGCTGGGGGTGACGCTGGTCCCGGCACTCGCCGCGGAGGCCGTACGGCCGGACGTGGTGCTGCTCCCGGTGCTCGACGAGGGGGCTCCGGCTCGGGCGGTGTACGCGGCGACGCCGCGGGGCCGGTCGGTCTCACCGGCCGTGGCGGCGTTCGTGGAGTCGCTGCGGGAGGCCGCGGGGCGGCTCGCCCGCGCCTCGTCCCCATGGCGTGGCCCCCTTCCGTCACGCGATACTGCCGACGTCCCGCACCACGCGCGCCCCACAGCGACGGAAGGACCTGAACTCCCTTGA
- a CDS encoding pyroglutamyl peptidase: protein MTFLRVRIGVPQLALLALLAGPVASASAATAPAAPSPTVEEQRLDRAVPREILERSGFDAVPQRFTRALGSARSYGQAHKLVVRQGAALWKRAVDRAQGRGPAGGDLSRDDDRPLYWARLGMTRAVRTWEPRFGLTNRQRAALLGELERTSRGQTSVRYPGGDRLKRVLVTGFDPFTLDRDIRISNPSGASALALDGTVVETAEGPARVETVVFPVRWQDFTDQTVERALRPYLKHVDLFTTVSQGRVGRFDVERTNGAWRGGFADNDNIGVTGTVPVTDPATQPQWTTTTLPYKAIVDADTGRFPVYDNTSVTEIPAGGTQPVVRPDGPTPGSTARAGGGGDYLSNEIAYRVTLLRDRLGRHDELPGGHVHTPVLQFGTGNTDPATGTVTDPGFVQNRLDIIAQVRAIVVVAVEQAT from the coding sequence TTGACATTCCTACGTGTTCGGATCGGCGTTCCCCAATTGGCCCTGCTGGCCCTGCTGGCGGGGCCGGTGGCCTCCGCCAGCGCGGCGACGGCACCGGCCGCGCCCTCGCCCACCGTGGAGGAACAGCGGCTCGACCGGGCCGTGCCGCGGGAGATCCTCGAACGGTCCGGATTCGACGCCGTCCCGCAGCGCTTCACGCGGGCGCTCGGCTCGGCGCGTTCCTACGGGCAGGCGCACAAGCTCGTCGTACGGCAGGGGGCCGCGCTGTGGAAGCGGGCCGTCGACCGGGCGCAGGGGCGGGGGCCGGCCGGCGGGGACCTGAGCCGGGACGACGACCGGCCCCTGTACTGGGCGCGCCTGGGGATGACCCGCGCGGTGCGCACCTGGGAGCCGCGATTCGGGCTCACGAACCGCCAACGGGCCGCTCTGCTGGGTGAGTTGGAGCGGACTTCGCGGGGGCAGACGTCCGTGCGGTACCCGGGGGGCGACCGGCTGAAGCGGGTGCTCGTCACCGGGTTCGATCCGTTCACGCTGGACCGGGACATACGGATCTCGAATCCGTCCGGGGCCAGTGCGCTGGCCCTCGACGGGACGGTGGTCGAGACGGCGGAAGGGCCGGCGCGGGTGGAGACGGTCGTCTTCCCGGTGCGGTGGCAGGACTTCACGGACCAGACCGTGGAGCGGGCGCTGCGGCCGTATCTGAAGCACGTGGATCTCTTCACGACCGTCAGTCAGGGGCGGGTGGGCCGGTTCGACGTCGAGCGGACCAACGGGGCCTGGCGGGGCGGGTTCGCGGACAACGACAACATCGGGGTGACGGGGACGGTGCCGGTCACCGATCCGGCCACCCAGCCGCAGTGGACGACCACGACGCTGCCGTACAAGGCGATCGTGGACGCGGACACCGGGCGCTTCCCGGTCTACGACAACACGAGCGTGACCGAGATCCCCGCGGGAGGGACACAGCCCGTCGTGCGTCCGGACGGGCCGACCCCGGGGTCCACCGCGCGGGCGGGCGGCGGCGGGGACTACCTGTCCAACGAGATCGCCTACCGGGTCACCCTGCTGCGCGACCGGCTGGGACGGCACGACGAACTGCCGGGCGGTCATGTGCACACGCCGGTACTGCAGTTCGGCACGGGGAACACCGATCCGGCGACGGGGACGGTGACCGATCCGGGGTTCGTGCAGAACCGGCTGGACATCATCGCGCAGGTGCGGGCGATCGTGGTGGTGGCGGTGGAGCAGGCCACTTGA